Proteins from a genomic interval of Paenibacillus sp. FSL R5-0623:
- a CDS encoding DUF6138 family protein gives MSTLYDQAMEEMITTIHEWFDEQEKRDDLESIVKRTTLQMGIFNDIVLDYRPGRTTVDSLDLGLDNDVKSKQAGAFTEEQVRNEIEPKLAEVVQGRLDKLENSPLIDYRFTFRGKFPTTEGKLQLTLLEWINEEKRQLLLERIHTYVDKKLENSTYPTKPLESFFLTSHLLDPKLFPELNVAWTIRQYERIQALNQGRPEALAEHRGEITRAVTAWTENQFLPQYYDVQSSPYRTNEYSLKPGATLQSNIETQTGQHLDEHGGQQTSESQPIDLLLYAAVMILRFEPSYSKPKGVTFLELAKQLGSKRAARMMTEGSGTYAKDDIHVKTEEVECKANDVFALMTIHIRKEEPSAYQQALTFITHLLKQGFPKSYKIKLKSSVKQYLPIKGLAKSDTHRFFANALEYPELHPLLEEYAREAIQEFEFYEDTEGEKSCMPGSYATFGLGLVDERYFPLLEYYMGEVDDEHQLIQDKFIAAFVEQQGVTAQAIPALVASLRRSTDSLKLKIQPELENEEILELLVRQIQELEHYEAERVLYPIFGKVEKLSTLARKAEGRRKELLLELLQAAGK, from the coding sequence ATGAGTACACTTTATGATCAGGCGATGGAAGAGATGATAACGACGATTCATGAATGGTTTGATGAACAGGAAAAGCGGGATGACTTGGAAAGTATTGTGAAGCGAACTACACTGCAAATGGGTATTTTTAATGATATTGTGCTTGATTACAGACCTGGACGGACCACGGTAGACAGCCTAGATCTGGGTTTGGATAATGATGTGAAATCAAAGCAGGCAGGGGCCTTTACCGAGGAACAGGTACGGAACGAGATTGAGCCTAAGCTTGCAGAGGTAGTGCAGGGAAGATTGGACAAGCTGGAAAATTCCCCTTTGATTGACTACCGCTTTACCTTCCGCGGGAAATTCCCAACAACCGAAGGCAAGTTGCAACTGACTTTATTGGAATGGATAAACGAAGAGAAAAGACAGTTGCTCCTTGAGCGTATTCATACCTATGTAGACAAGAAGCTGGAGAACAGTACATATCCAACGAAGCCATTGGAATCCTTTTTTTTGACGAGTCATCTGCTCGATCCCAAGCTGTTCCCGGAGTTGAATGTAGCATGGACCATCAGGCAGTATGAACGTATTCAAGCGTTGAATCAGGGGCGCCCCGAGGCACTTGCGGAACATCGTGGTGAGATTACTCGTGCGGTGACGGCATGGACGGAGAATCAGTTTTTGCCACAGTATTATGATGTTCAGTCTTCGCCTTATCGTACCAATGAATATTCACTTAAGCCCGGAGCAACGCTTCAATCGAACATTGAAACACAGACAGGCCAACATTTGGACGAGCATGGGGGGCAGCAAACATCCGAGTCTCAACCAATCGATCTGCTGTTATACGCGGCGGTCATGATTCTACGTTTTGAGCCGAGTTATAGCAAACCCAAAGGTGTGACTTTTCTGGAACTTGCGAAGCAGCTTGGTAGCAAACGTGCGGCACGGATGATGACAGAAGGTAGCGGAACGTATGCGAAGGACGATATTCATGTGAAAACGGAAGAAGTAGAATGCAAAGCAAATGATGTATTTGCACTGATGACCATTCACATTCGTAAGGAAGAGCCAAGTGCCTATCAGCAGGCACTAACCTTTATCACTCATTTATTGAAACAGGGCTTTCCGAAAAGTTATAAGATCAAGCTCAAGTCCAGCGTAAAGCAGTATTTGCCGATCAAGGGACTCGCGAAGTCGGATACCCACCGATTCTTTGCCAATGCACTGGAGTACCCGGAGTTGCATCCACTCCTGGAAGAGTATGCGCGTGAGGCTATCCAGGAGTTTGAGTTCTACGAGGATACCGAGGGAGAGAAAAGCTGTATGCCAGGCAGTTATGCAACCTTTGGGCTGGGGCTCGTGGATGAGCGGTATTTCCCGCTGCTTGAATATTACATGGGTGAAGTGGATGATGAGCATCAGTTGATTCAGGATAAGTTCATTGCGGCATTTGTAGAACAACAGGGTGTCACGGCTCAAGCCATACCTGCGTTAGTCGCCAGCTTGCGTCGTTCGACCGATAGTCTGAAGCTAAAGATTCAACCCGAACTGGAGAATGAGGAAATACTCGAACTGCTGGTTAGACAGATTCAAGAACTTGAGCATTATGAAGCGGAACGTGTACTCTATCCGATCTTTGGCAAAGTGGAGAAGCTCTCAACGCTTGCTCGCAAAGCGGAGGGAAGACGGAAGGAATTATTGTTGGAACTGTTGCAGGCTGCAGGGAAGTGA
- a CDS encoding extracellular solute-binding protein has protein sequence MYRKMMTTLLAITMVAVTACSSGAKEEPAKEAAAPLALQDGKYEPAVQMSYLRAWNDDTKFKNGETAQNNVHTKWAKERLGIDLTTPWAVSVTNDAFYTKLRLSLSANEELPDIVSIRGDYNLVRELIESGKFANAGELFDKYASDTWKQASESAPEEWYPYMYEGERYGIPIFDYAYNGDSVMFIREDWLKKLGLEEPKTMDELVTVMDAFTNQDPDGNGKKDTYGLTVGMKNALNSWMTESGWIFGMYNTMPGQWNDAGDGTLQYGSIQPGVKEGLATMKDWLSKGYLPKEAGVYDEIKAAELFTAGKAGIIVGPHWMPNWPIDDVKKNVDGATYKAIALPTGPTGESHQHGSGASNGVVLINKDMANPEIFFTYQNYLFDNFANPEVGSEFEHGFAQGYDYDIVDGKVVGEAEVKDGVSPLKYTITYDGARIPNLMMDTLAELAKGKEPETPFEKNTKIANKPEVFVAAEVVVANKDNAIKNKFTGAPTETMKMKKDAIDKLEKDTFSKIIYGQVGIEEFDAFVTKWKSMGGDDITAEVNEWYKTVN, from the coding sequence ATGTATAGAAAAATGATGACAACATTGCTCGCGATCACGATGGTTGCTGTAACGGCATGTAGTTCGGGGGCCAAGGAAGAACCGGCGAAGGAAGCCGCTGCACCACTTGCTCTGCAAGATGGGAAGTATGAACCGGCTGTACAGATGAGTTATCTGCGGGCCTGGAATGATGATACGAAATTCAAGAACGGGGAAACGGCACAGAACAATGTGCATACCAAATGGGCCAAGGAACGACTTGGCATCGATCTGACCACACCGTGGGCCGTATCAGTGACCAATGATGCATTTTACACGAAATTACGCTTGTCCCTGTCCGCTAACGAAGAACTGCCGGATATCGTCTCCATTCGGGGAGACTACAATCTGGTCCGAGAATTAATTGAGTCCGGCAAATTTGCGAATGCAGGTGAGTTGTTTGACAAGTATGCTTCGGACACATGGAAACAGGCATCAGAATCGGCGCCGGAGGAATGGTATCCGTACATGTATGAGGGCGAGCGTTATGGCATTCCAATCTTCGATTATGCCTACAACGGCGATTCGGTCATGTTTATTCGGGAAGACTGGCTGAAGAAGCTGGGACTGGAAGAACCAAAAACCATGGATGAACTGGTTACGGTCATGGATGCTTTTACGAATCAGGACCCGGATGGGAACGGTAAGAAAGATACGTATGGTCTGACCGTGGGTATGAAAAATGCGCTCAATAGCTGGATGACGGAATCCGGCTGGATCTTCGGCATGTACAACACGATGCCTGGACAGTGGAATGATGCCGGAGACGGAACACTGCAATATGGCTCCATTCAGCCAGGTGTGAAGGAAGGTCTTGCAACGATGAAAGATTGGTTGTCCAAAGGTTACCTGCCCAAAGAAGCAGGCGTCTATGACGAGATCAAGGCAGCAGAATTGTTCACTGCAGGTAAAGCTGGCATTATCGTGGGGCCACACTGGATGCCAAACTGGCCGATTGATGATGTGAAGAAAAATGTGGACGGTGCCACGTACAAGGCCATTGCCTTACCTACAGGGCCAACAGGCGAGAGCCATCAACATGGTTCTGGTGCAAGTAACGGGGTGGTGCTGATTAATAAGGATATGGCGAACCCGGAGATTTTCTTCACGTATCAAAATTATCTGTTCGACAACTTTGCTAATCCGGAAGTGGGCAGCGAGTTCGAACATGGCTTCGCGCAAGGATACGACTATGACATCGTGGACGGCAAAGTGGTTGGTGAAGCTGAAGTGAAAGATGGCGTATCCCCACTCAAATATACGATTACGTATGACGGTGCACGGATTCCGAACCTCATGATGGATACGTTGGCGGAACTTGCGAAGGGCAAAGAGCCGGAGACCCCTTTTGAGAAAAATACGAAAATTGCCAACAAACCGGAAGTATTTGTCGCCGCTGAAGTCGTCGTTGCGAATAAAGATAACGCGATCAAGAACAAGTTCACGGGAGCACCAACTGAGACGATGAAAATGAAGAAGGACGCGATCGACAAGCTGGAAAAGGATACGTTCAGCAAGATCATCTATGGTCAGGTGGGCATTGAGGAATTTGATGCGTTTGTGACAAAGTGGAAATCCATGGGCGGGGATGATATTACCGCCGAAGTGAACGAGTGGTATAAGACAGTTAATTAA
- a CDS encoding response regulator, whose product MMNLMVVDDEHSAVESIAVSIPWREHGIGQVFKAYSVKEALEHMASHQVHIIITDIRMPGLSGLDLVSHIRQKWEQTKCIILSGHASFDYAKQALKHGTVSYLLKPVRDEELIESVQQAAVQIRLEGEKQMLHQRAMYSVREHLPEKRAELMKDVLLGHKFADAELEGKLEQLEIGFRPQDKMQLLLIRYDDHQPTHKAFRLMKYAISNVVEEIYGSTYHLCHTDDAYDDLVFMASPKQTQAEPEMLMGRLGERLLHSVRQYLNATISLSVSRMGRFPDQVPQLYHQAVSALRKQAEAGKGLHLNAAAGTNGATLKSLAALYEPPGLTTLLEAGRMEDAHRKIDQIFAELSNSVFPEHVYVAFHYLAAAFSYMAHREGRQLAEVLGEQYQQLLKDGYGISLRSLETWTRSVMQQWEESTSDAGQDAGSTLIRQVQQWIDHHLGEDLSLQVIAGEVHLHPVYLSKMYKQSTGEGISDYIIRSRMERAVHLLKHTAMKIYEVGQEVGYNNTPYFIQVFRKHYGLTPQDFRNG is encoded by the coding sequence ATGATGAATCTGATGGTCGTGGATGATGAACATTCGGCAGTAGAGTCGATCGCTGTTTCGATACCGTGGAGAGAACACGGGATTGGTCAGGTATTCAAAGCCTATTCGGTCAAAGAGGCCCTGGAACATATGGCATCACATCAGGTCCATATTATTATTACGGATATTCGCATGCCGGGTCTGTCCGGTCTGGATCTGGTCAGTCATATCCGGCAAAAGTGGGAACAGACCAAATGTATTATTTTATCGGGGCATGCTTCCTTCGATTATGCGAAGCAGGCGCTCAAACATGGAACAGTCAGTTACCTGCTCAAACCGGTCAGGGATGAGGAACTGATCGAATCCGTGCAGCAGGCCGCCGTGCAGATTCGCCTGGAGGGTGAGAAACAGATGCTGCATCAGCGGGCCATGTATTCAGTGAGGGAACATCTGCCCGAGAAGCGGGCGGAGCTAATGAAGGATGTACTGTTAGGGCATAAATTTGCGGATGCTGAACTCGAAGGTAAGCTGGAGCAACTGGAGATCGGGTTCCGTCCACAGGATAAAATGCAGCTGCTGCTCATCCGGTATGATGACCATCAACCCACACATAAAGCGTTTCGACTGATGAAGTACGCCATCTCGAATGTGGTGGAAGAGATCTACGGCAGTACCTATCATCTCTGTCATACGGATGATGCCTATGATGATCTGGTCTTCATGGCCAGTCCCAAACAAACCCAAGCCGAACCTGAAATGCTAATGGGCCGACTTGGAGAACGATTGCTTCACAGTGTGAGGCAGTATCTGAACGCGACCATTTCCCTGTCCGTTAGCCGCATGGGGCGTTTCCCAGATCAGGTGCCCCAGCTATATCATCAAGCCGTCAGTGCGCTTCGCAAGCAAGCCGAGGCTGGCAAAGGATTACATCTGAATGCGGCGGCAGGAACCAATGGGGCCACGTTGAAGTCTCTTGCAGCGCTGTATGAACCGCCGGGTCTGACGACGTTACTGGAAGCCGGGCGCATGGAGGATGCACACCGTAAGATTGATCAGATCTTTGCTGAACTGTCGAACAGTGTGTTTCCGGAACATGTGTATGTGGCTTTTCATTATTTGGCGGCGGCATTCTCCTATATGGCTCATCGGGAAGGAAGACAGTTAGCCGAAGTGCTTGGCGAGCAGTACCAGCAGTTGCTCAAGGATGGTTATGGCATCTCGCTGCGTAGTCTGGAAACGTGGACCAGAAGTGTGATGCAGCAGTGGGAAGAGAGCACAAGCGATGCGGGACAGGATGCCGGATCAACGCTGATTCGGCAGGTGCAGCAATGGATTGACCATCATCTAGGCGAGGATCTATCGTTACAAGTCATTGCCGGAGAGGTGCATTTGCACCCTGTATATCTGTCGAAAATGTACAAACAATCCACAGGTGAAGGCATTAGTGATTATATTATCCGTTCCAGAATGGAACGTGCGGTTCATTTGCTCAAGCATACGGCGATGAAGATCTATGAAGTCGGTCAGGAAGTGGGGTACAATAACACGCCTTATTTCATTCAGGTGTTCCGCAAACATTATGGACTGACCCCGCAGGATTTTCGCAACGGTTAA
- a CDS encoding histidine kinase, with protein sequence MKFTVFAKTVILLICLLVPILLLYTYANQANVDMVVEEKQQSSLNQFNYFSSQVDKNIEQLSLYGLTLLRDPSILHYRYMTDSTSQYEKNSIYLDILDKLSLYQSTSRWKNDITIVLPQAELVLSTMSSRTVYDEKMLTFPQPGQWQLEKGSFTYFFTDNYEWNEKPVNTGVRTVMEINFDPMNVVAMLDDFKETQGGDPFLLVPGNDPLLNRTADPELVEAIMRDMPFNGPEREGNHQLEVGGKQYLVSYVHSKQLQAVYVNPVVLDDLLTPMDKSRNMFITSILLLLVLSIGAALLLYRKVQVPIHRLMRGLQQIRKGQLSTRIPVDHSRDEFAYLTQSFNHMAEQIQELIEKVYEERIRSREATLKHLQSQINPHFLYNCLFYIKNMTQLGNREAVIAMSLSLGDYYRYITRGENDMTTVEEEIRLLDHYLSIQQMRTNRLTYEIAVPQQLMQLHIPRLLIQPIVENAVIHGIEPMEGSGHVVVTGMAVPEHIEGRKYTRYSLFVDNDGVTLTAEEIAELEREINEPMGEEIGTGTWNVHQRLVTRYGLSSGLHFGAIPYGGLSVEIRWFEEEQPHDESDGRG encoded by the coding sequence ATGAAATTCACAGTATTTGCGAAGACGGTCATTCTCTTAATCTGCCTGCTCGTACCCATTCTGCTGCTCTATACGTATGCGAACCAGGCAAATGTGGACATGGTCGTTGAAGAAAAACAGCAGTCGAGTCTGAACCAGTTCAATTATTTCAGTTCCCAGGTTGATAAAAATATCGAGCAGCTCTCGCTGTATGGCCTGACGTTGCTTCGAGATCCGAGCATCCTGCACTACCGTTACATGACGGATTCCACCAGCCAATATGAGAAGAACAGCATCTATCTGGATATTCTCGACAAATTATCGTTGTACCAGTCCACGAGCCGCTGGAAGAACGATATTACCATTGTCCTGCCACAAGCGGAACTTGTGTTATCCACCATGTCCAGCCGGACGGTCTACGATGAGAAGATGTTGACGTTCCCGCAACCTGGCCAATGGCAGCTGGAGAAGGGGAGTTTCACCTACTTTTTCACGGATAACTACGAGTGGAATGAAAAACCGGTGAATACAGGCGTACGAACGGTGATGGAGATTAATTTTGACCCGATGAACGTGGTTGCCATGTTGGATGATTTCAAAGAGACACAGGGAGGAGATCCCTTCTTGCTGGTACCAGGTAATGATCCGTTGCTGAACCGTACGGCGGACCCCGAACTGGTCGAAGCGATCATGCGTGATATGCCTTTTAACGGGCCGGAGAGGGAAGGCAATCATCAATTGGAAGTGGGCGGTAAACAATATCTGGTCAGTTACGTGCACTCCAAACAACTGCAAGCGGTATACGTGAACCCTGTGGTATTGGATGATTTGCTGACCCCAATGGACAAGAGCCGAAATATGTTTATTACCTCCATTCTGTTACTGCTCGTGCTGAGTATCGGGGCCGCACTGCTTTTGTATCGAAAAGTCCAGGTGCCCATCCATCGTTTGATGAGAGGGCTGCAACAGATTCGTAAAGGCCAGTTGTCCACTCGGATTCCAGTCGATCACTCCCGTGATGAATTCGCGTATCTCACCCAAAGCTTTAACCATATGGCAGAGCAGATTCAGGAACTGATCGAGAAGGTATACGAGGAGCGTATCCGTTCACGGGAAGCGACATTGAAACATCTGCAATCACAGATCAATCCGCATTTCCTGTACAACTGCCTGTTTTATATCAAAAATATGACCCAGCTTGGCAACCGTGAAGCGGTTATTGCCATGTCGCTAAGTCTGGGAGACTACTATCGCTATATTACGCGGGGCGAGAATGACATGACAACAGTAGAAGAAGAGATTCGGCTGCTGGACCATTATCTGTCCATTCAACAGATGCGGACCAACCGGCTGACCTACGAGATTGCCGTACCGCAGCAACTGATGCAGCTTCACATTCCGCGACTGCTCATCCAGCCGATTGTAGAGAATGCGGTGATCCATGGCATTGAGCCGATGGAAGGCAGTGGGCATGTCGTCGTAACGGGAATGGCGGTACCCGAACATATTGAGGGTCGGAAATATACAAGATATAGCCTGTTTGTTGATAATGATGGTGTCACGCTGACAGCGGAAGAGATTGCCGAATTGGAACGGGAGATCAATGAACCAATGGGTGAAGAGATTGGAACAGGCACGTGGAATGTGCACCAGCGTCTCGTTACGCGATATGGGCTGTCGTCGGGGCTTCATTTTGGAGCGATTCCCTACGGTGGACTTAGTGTAGAAATTCGATGGTTTGAGGAGGAACAACCGCATGATGAATCTGATGGTCGTGGATGA
- a CDS encoding ABC transporter permease subunit gives MTPHPRKRTRWNFKRTWPLHLMLLPAVLLTLLFAYVPMGGIIIAFQDFKPWLGFTGSKWVGWDNFRFMFEYPDSVQVIWNTVLIASMKIVAGLVAPVVFAILLNEVRNSTFKRFSQTLVYLPHFLSWVVLGGILLDMLSPEGGLVNQVLAAAGVEPIFFLGDGDWFRVTVVVSDVWKEFGFGTIVFLAALAGINPALYEASEVDGATRLRQTLHITLPALVPMIIVVGTLSLGNILNAGFDQIFNLYNPLVYEKGDIIDTFVYRMGILNGKMSFATAVGLFKSFVAMFLVISAYRMAYKIANYRIF, from the coding sequence ATGACACCCCATCCACGCAAACGTACCCGCTGGAATTTCAAACGCACATGGCCGCTGCATCTAATGCTGCTGCCTGCTGTACTGCTCACTTTACTGTTCGCTTATGTGCCCATGGGCGGCATTATTATTGCTTTTCAAGACTTCAAACCGTGGCTGGGATTCACTGGCTCCAAATGGGTGGGCTGGGACAACTTCCGGTTCATGTTCGAATATCCCGACAGCGTTCAGGTCATCTGGAACACGGTACTGATCGCTTCAATGAAGATTGTGGCTGGACTTGTAGCCCCTGTGGTGTTTGCCATTTTGCTGAACGAGGTTCGGAACTCCACGTTCAAACGTTTCTCACAGACCTTGGTGTATCTGCCCCATTTCCTGTCCTGGGTTGTCCTGGGCGGCATTCTGCTCGATATGTTATCACCGGAAGGTGGGCTGGTAAATCAGGTGCTGGCCGCGGCTGGCGTTGAACCGATCTTCTTTCTGGGGGATGGCGACTGGTTCCGTGTAACGGTGGTTGTCAGTGATGTGTGGAAGGAATTTGGATTCGGAACAATTGTATTTCTGGCAGCACTTGCGGGCATTAACCCGGCATTGTACGAGGCTTCGGAGGTAGATGGGGCAACACGACTCAGACAGACATTGCACATTACCCTGCCTGCACTTGTGCCAATGATTATCGTGGTAGGTACGTTATCGCTGGGCAATATCCTGAATGCAGGCTTTGACCAGATCTTTAACCTGTACAATCCCTTGGTATATGAGAAAGGTGATATTATCGATACCTTTGTCTACCGGATGGGGATTCTGAATGGCAAAATGAGCTTTGCGACAGCCGTTGGACTATTCAAATCATTTGTCGCGATGTTCCTGGTCATCTCTGCGTATCGGATGGCTTACAAAATCGCCAATTACCGTATATTTTAA
- a CDS encoding carbohydrate ABC transporter permease, with product MYHKTTGYRIFNGFNLIFIAAVSILCILPLVHILAVSFSGKAAASANLVTLWPIDFTVDAYTKTFGNSNFLSALWISVQRTILGTLLSMTLVFLTAYPLSKESLHFKGRSLYAWFFIFTMLFSGGLIPSYILIQKLGLMNTMWALILPGAVAVWNLILMKNFFRNVPKELEEAAFIDGANHITTLFKIYLPVSMPAIATISLFTMVGQWNSWFDGLIYMNDASKYPLATLMQTIIVQQDFSNMNVDATQLQNMSQRTVNAAQIFIGALPILLVYPFLQRFFVKGIVLGAVKE from the coding sequence GTGTATCACAAAACAACTGGGTACCGTATATTCAATGGTTTTAACCTGATATTCATCGCGGCCGTCTCAATCCTGTGCATCCTGCCACTGGTCCATATTCTGGCCGTTTCCTTCAGTGGTAAAGCGGCAGCATCCGCCAATCTGGTGACACTTTGGCCCATAGATTTTACGGTGGACGCCTATACCAAAACATTTGGTAACAGTAACTTTCTGAGTGCACTCTGGATTTCAGTCCAACGTACGATTCTGGGCACACTGCTCAGTATGACACTTGTCTTCCTGACGGCTTATCCGTTATCCAAGGAAAGTCTGCATTTCAAAGGGCGCTCATTATATGCGTGGTTTTTCATCTTCACGATGCTATTTAGCGGGGGATTGATTCCATCCTACATTTTGATCCAGAAGCTTGGACTGATGAATACGATGTGGGCTCTGATTTTGCCGGGAGCAGTGGCTGTCTGGAACCTGATTCTCATGAAGAACTTCTTCCGTAACGTGCCGAAAGAGCTGGAAGAAGCCGCATTTATTGATGGGGCCAACCATATCACAACTCTGTTCAAAATCTACCTGCCTGTATCCATGCCCGCCATTGCCACGATTTCTTTATTCACGATGGTAGGTCAGTGGAATTCCTGGTTCGACGGGCTGATCTATATGAATGATGCTTCCAAATATCCACTCGCCACGTTAATGCAGACTATAATCGTACAGCAGGATTTCTCCAACATGAACGTGGATGCAACGCAGCTCCAGAACATGTCTCAACGTACGGTGAACGCGGCCCAGATATTTATTGGCGCTCTGCCGATTCTGCTCGTATATCCGTTCTTGCAGCGTTTCTTCGTTAAGGGAATTGTGCTCGGGGCGGTAAAAGAGTAA
- a CDS encoding aspartyl-phosphate phosphatase Spo0E family protein — MVHNPETIQECIEHARQRLYQVAAQYPELWHPEVIRQSMVLDELINEYNNATRGRTITNQLKS; from the coding sequence ATGGTACATAATCCGGAAACCATTCAGGAATGTATCGAACATGCACGGCAAAGGCTCTACCAGGTTGCAGCTCAATACCCGGAACTATGGCATCCGGAGGTTATTCGCCAATCCATGGTATTGGATGAGTTAATTAATGAATATAACAACGCAACTCGTGGGAGAACGATCACGAATCAGCTGAAATCATAA
- a CDS encoding WYL domain-containing protein — MAKYRGYCYEDQTFRLPHLYMTEEEQRVLKYLAHRYRHYDYDQSDAVKRVAHLLERFTLEEQPMGSSELPVFSAQPKQLQFFELLSHAITDLRRVHIHYRDHDGERQFSLCPLKMISQFNADYVVGYEADPVQQVAIRLEGIVHVSILDERFEYRSDALLGGWEEPLPVRKPFVAEIRLKELQQMDLWQGYRIQSRQDQIYSIEFYDTDAFLQHLFISEWEELLSPGWLRRKLQQSAEGLMDRLSIQRKQNVE, encoded by the coding sequence ATGGCAAAATATCGGGGCTATTGTTATGAGGATCAGACTTTTCGATTGCCCCATTTGTATATGACCGAAGAAGAGCAGCGTGTGCTGAAATATCTGGCGCATCGATATCGACATTATGATTATGATCAATCGGACGCGGTGAAACGTGTAGCACATTTGCTGGAGCGTTTTACGCTGGAGGAACAACCGATGGGAAGTAGCGAGCTTCCGGTATTTTCGGCGCAACCGAAACAACTGCAATTCTTCGAATTGTTGTCCCATGCCATAACTGACTTGCGCAGAGTACATATTCATTATAGGGATCACGATGGAGAACGGCAGTTTTCCTTGTGTCCATTGAAGATGATATCCCAGTTTAACGCCGATTACGTGGTGGGTTATGAAGCAGACCCTGTACAGCAAGTGGCTATTCGCTTGGAGGGCATTGTTCATGTATCGATCTTGGATGAGAGATTTGAGTACAGGTCAGATGCGCTCCTAGGTGGATGGGAAGAACCACTCCCTGTGCGTAAACCGTTTGTAGCTGAGATTCGCTTGAAAGAATTGCAGCAAATGGACCTATGGCAAGGGTATCGTATCCAGTCTAGGCAAGATCAGATTTATTCAATTGAATTTTATGACACGGACGCTTTCTTGCAGCATTTGTTTATTAGCGAATGGGAGGAACTATTGTCTCCTGGGTGGCTTAGGCGCAAGCTTCAGCAAAGCGCGGAAGGATTAATGGACAGACTCTCGATACAACGTAAGCAAAACGTGGAATAA
- a CDS encoding helix-turn-helix transcriptional regulator: MKILHHPQVSDIELSSVLYALSDPTRLGIVVEAARSGEQPCSHFHAPVVKSTMSHHIRTLREAGVIRVRVQGTQHFLTLRSDDLETRFPGLLQPLLQAAAQKSTDPS, from the coding sequence ATGAAAATTTTACATCATCCACAGGTGTCAGATATTGAACTTTCCTCCGTATTGTATGCGTTAAGCGACCCGACCCGTCTTGGGATTGTTGTAGAAGCAGCCAGAAGTGGAGAGCAGCCGTGCAGCCATTTTCATGCACCTGTTGTGAAGTCAACGATGTCGCACCACATTCGCACCCTGCGGGAAGCCGGAGTTATTCGGGTCAGAGTACAGGGCACACAGCATTTTCTCACCCTGCGATCCGATGATTTGGAAACGCGCTTTCCCGGACTCCTGCAACCGTTATTGCAGGCCGCAGCTCAGAAGAGCACAGATCCTTCCTAA